The Streptomyces sp. NBC_00569 genomic sequence CCTTCGCGTCGGGCAGGAGCGACGCCGGCAACAGGACCGAAGCAGCCGGTGCGGCGCAACACTCCACGCATGCCGCCGGACAGGCCCAGCACCTCAGGCCCCTGACGCCAAGGCGCGCCGTGGCGCCCGACGAAGAACCCATGCGTATCGTCTTGGAGGCGCAGGAGCAAGATGCCCTGCGCGCCAACGCCCAGCGACCGGGGTCGACTTGAGGGATGTCCCGTACGCGCCGCTACAGCAAGCCGGTGACACAACTGCGGCGAGAAAGGTCAAGCGTGGCCCGCAGAGGCCGTCAGAGGCGCCTACCCCTGGAGAGCCGGGTGCTATTGGTGGCGGGCTACCACCGAACGAACCTAGCGGCTCGCGGAACGACAAACACAAGGTCTGTCGGGAAAGCGCCGGCCACAGCCACTCGTTGAGGGCTGCGACCAGCACTGTCGCCCCGTAGCGGACGGCAAGCTACCGAGGCGGTCGGCCACCGAAGTTCGACATGCCCGACGGATCTCCTCGTTGCCCGGCTGCGATCAGCACCGCCAACGGCCGCCGTCGGCCCAGGCCTTCGGGCATCGCATGTTCAGCCGCTCAGGTCTGGCACTGCGCCGTGCCGGCGGTAGACCATCCGCTCCAGGCTCCCCCGTCGGCCCGGGCGTGTACGCGAATCTCGACCTTCACACCGGGCGCGCACACCCGGGTCGAACTTCCCACCTCCGTGGGCTCGACGGTCGCACGCGCCGGGACGTAGGTGCGCCCGCTGCCCAACTTCACCCAGTAACCACCGTCGACGACACGGAAGAACGCCTCGTAGGTGACGTTCACCGCCCTCGGCCCCGTGTTGCGCGCCTTGATGTACGCCGTGATCTCCCGCGTGTAGACCCTGCCTTCCTTGCCGCGTTGGGCACTGATGCAGCCGTTGACGGCCACCCTGCCGGTCGACACACCGCCGCCGCAGGCGACTGCTGCGGCGTGGGCGTTCGCCGGAACGGTCAGCATGGTGAGCGCCGCGGCGCCAAGGATTGTTCCGATACGCCTCATATGCACAATCCTGCTCCCTTCGATCATGATTGCCTCGGAAGAACCATTTCGCGTCGAGGCGTGGAGGGGCAGCGGCTCATCGAGTTCTTCACTCCAACGGAAGCAGACCGATCTCAGGCGGCGAGGTTCCACCTGGCCGTGTGCTCTGCGCGTCGGTCTGCGAGAGCGGGTCCAGGTGGTACGTCACGGCCGTGATCTCCGCGTCCTGCCGACACGACGGGGTCACCGACCTTGGCGCCACCCGGCGTTGCGCTGCTGGGCACCCCGGTGTCCGGGTACGACCGCGGGGCACCCCGCCGGCATGCGGCCGGCGGGGTGCCCCGCGAGTCCAGCTCCTGCCTGTTCCCCCTCGGCTGGGGGTCAGGCAGCAAAGCCCTCCCTGTCCGTCGCCCAGGTACCCAGGGCGATCTCGGCGGTGATGCCGGGACCGAAACCGGCTATCAGGCCTTGGTGGCCCTCTAGTGCCGACTGCTCGTCAAACATGCGGCCGAGGGCGTCGAGGACGACCGCGCTGGCGATGTTTCCGTACTCGGTGAGTGTGGCCCGACTGAAGCGGAACGCCTCGGGCGGTATGTCGAGGCAGCGGCTCAGGTCGTCCAGGATGCGCGGCCCGCCGGCGTGGACGATGTAGAAGTCCAGTTTGCCGACGTTCCACTGGTGCTCTTCCGCCAGGGCACGCAGCGCGGGGCTCAGGGGCTCCATCGTTTTCGGTACCCGCTTGTCGAGCTGGAAGTGGAAACCGGTGGAGCGGACCGCGTAGGAGATCCAGTCCTCGGTGTGGGGTATGAGGTACGAGCCGTTGCGCTCAAGTCGCATTCCGGTGCCGCCGCTCCCCCGGACGACAACGGCGGCGATACCGTCACCGAACAACCCGTTGGAGAGCAGCGATCCCACACCGATGTCGCCCGGCTGGTAGCACAGTGAACAGAACTCACAGGCCACGATCAGGACATTGGCGTCGGGGTACGCCGTGCAGAAGTCGTGCGCCCGGTTCACGGCGGCTCCGCCTGCAGCGCAACCGAGTTGGGCGATGGGCAGCTGTCGTGTCTGCGATTTGAAGCCCATCGTGTTGATGAGCCACGCGGTCAGCGAGGGCATCATGAAGCCCGTGCAGGACACGTAGATGATCAAGTCGATGTCCGGGGGCTCGAGTTGAGCCTGGTCCAGTGCGCGCTGGACCACCTTCGGGACGCGGGCCTTGGACTCCGTCTCGTAGATGGCGCTGCGGGCATCCAGTCCCGGATGTGTGAGGACCACATCGATGGGCTGGATCAGATGCCGCTTCTGTACCCCGGTGTTCTCGATCAGGCTCAGTGCCAGGTCGAGTTGTGGATGGTCGTGGTGCAGCCTCCGCGCGAGTTCGAGGGTTTCCTCATTGGTGATGATGTGCTCGGGTATCGCGATTGCCGGCTTGCACAGCACTGCCATGGGAGTGACTCCTTGCAGTTGGTGGCCCCACGCGCGGCCGGGACCGGTCCTGAGGATCGAGCGCCTGGAAGGGAGCCCCTGCTGCCCTGGGCGCTCTGAGACGGCGCGCACGTGGAATACCTGACGGGCACACGGTCGACGCGACCGTCGCCAACGCTTCCCGGCCGGGCGGCAAGGTCTGCCAGAGACGCCGCCGCTGGGATTGGCCAGCGCACTTCAACGTACGCCAGATGGATCACCGTCGCACGTCGGACCGCCACTCCCCGCAGTCGGCCCGAGCAGGGCGTATGCCTGGCGGATCACCCTCGCGTGCCGGACCACTGCGCCCCCGCGGTCGCTGTGAGAGGCCTTGAGGCGCCGCCCTCGTCGGCTGCTCACGGCCGCGCGGGGCCTCAGCCGACTCGTGCCGCTCAGGCTCGCGATCGCGCCGAGCGGGCGCGCAGCGTCGAGCGGGGCGCGCAGTGTTACGCGCGCGCGGTGTCCCCGCCCGGCCCTGCGGTCATCTGCCGGCCTGTCACCAGGTGACGGGCAGCGCGAGGGGATAGCGCCAGATCGATGTCGCGTTCCACTGGAGCTCTTCCGCGGGCTTGGCCAGCGCGAGGCGAGGAAAGCGCTCGAGGAGCGTTCCGAGGGCGATCTCGATTTCCGCGGCGGCCAGCGGAGCGCCCAGGCAGTGGTGGGCGCCCCACCCGAACGTCATGTGAGGCGGACCGGAACGTTCCAGGTCCACCTCGTCGGGGCGGTCGAACTTGCGCGCGTCCCGGTTTGCGGTCAGGTACGAGACATGCACGATGTCGCCCGCCTTGATGGTCACCCCGCTCATGGACACGTCTTCCATGGCCACTCGGGGGATACCGACCCCCTTGCGGAAGGGGATGAAGCGCAGGAGTTCGTTGATCGCCCCGGGCAGCAACTCGGGGCGCTCGCGCACGGTCGCGAGCAGATCGGGGCGAGTGAGCAACAGGTAGGTCAGGTTGCCGATCTCGTACGTCGTCGTATCCTGCCCAGTGATCAGCAGGACCATGGCCATGACGGCCAACTCCTCGTCATTGAGGATCTCGTCGCCGTCGCGGGCCGTCGCCAGCACGCTGATCAGGTCGTCACCGGGATTCTTGCGACGCTGAGCGGTCAGTGTCGCAAAGTAGGCGCGCAACTCGGCCTTCGCCCGTACCGCGGCGTCCCGGTTCGCGACCCCGACATCCATCATCGTCCGGGCGTGGGCGCGCAGCTGCGCATGGTCCGCCTCGGGGATCTCCAGAACCTCACAGATCGTGATCAGAGGCAGTGGCCCGGCAAGGTGCTCCATGATGTCGGCGGGCGTACCGTGTCCCGCCATCTGTTCGAGCAGTTCGTCGACGACATTCTGAGTACGCAGCCTCATACGTTCGATGTGCGCCGGGGCGAAGCCCTTCGACACAAGGCTGCGCAGGCGGCTGCCGGCCGGGGGGTCCATCAGATTGATCGCCTCGGACTGGACGATCGGCTCGGGTGTCATGCGCGGGAAGTCACGGCCGGCGACGGCATGACGGCTGAAACGCCGGTCCGTGGTCACCGTCCGCACGTCGTCATAGCGGGTGACGAGCCACGCCGTACCCTCGCCGAAGGGCAGCCGGATCCGGGAGACAGGTCCCTCGTTCATGAGCTGTCTGAGCATCGGATCGAACTCGAGGGCCTCGGCGAAGTCGAATGGACATTGACGCGCTTCGGAGCCGGTGGTCATGCGGATCTCCAGGTGAGTGGCACCTACTGCTGCTCTGGACCCGACAGCCGTTCCCCTCTTGCCGCCCGGCCATACCCGATTCGCCCGCATGCGCCCAATGGTTCATCCGTGCCGGTCAGGGCGGCTCGCGGCAATCTGCAATTCAACGAGGCGCGGACGCGGAGTTGCTCCGCACCCGTTGTGCACGGGCGGCGCAGACGCGCGAGCAGTGTGTACTCCAGCCGGCATCGGGTCCGGCTGGAGTACACACTGCTGTCTTGTCGGGGACACGAGGGCCTGAGGTGGTTCTCCGCTCCCCATCCCCGTTCCCGGCCACGGCACCCATCGCTGAGCGCCTCACCGACCGGGAGGGCGCCGCAGCGCTCCTGTCCCGCCCGACCGCTGCCAGGTCCAGTGATCCCTGATTCGGCGCCGACAGCGTGACCGCGGACTTCGAGCGCGACGCTGCTACTCCTCCCTACCGACGCTGGGGCACAGTCGCCCGACGACCGGGCCCGCCGCGTAAGTCGCTGCCTGCGCCACGACCAGGAGGAGGTGATGCTGGGCACGCCGAGCCGACCATGGAGTCGCGGCTCTCCCGAGGAGGGCTCACCTGCGCCGGACGGACGCGGGTGTGGGGCGCCCGACCCGCGGCCCGGCGCCTCACACCCGTCAGTTCGTGACCCGTACGGCTCGCCTGCCCGGAATTTCCTGCCGTGCTCCACGCCCCGGGCTGGCCGTCACATGCCGGGGCGGTACCTCCGCTCGACGTGCCCCTTGAGGTCCTCGGGATAGAAGTAGACGGGCCGCAGGGCGCCCCGCGCATAGCGTTCGGCCTGGTCGCCGAAGTGTGGCGAGTCGGGGTGTCCGCTCACTCCGCCCGCCGTCACCGCCCAGGCCCGCAGCCGCGGCCCGAACTCCACGACCGCCACGAAACTGTTGCCACTGGTTCCGTAGTAGCGCTTGGTTCCCGGGTAGGCCTTCGCTCCGAACGAGGCGAGCGAGCCCCATCGCGAGGAGGTGAAGGGCACCGGAACGCTGGGCTTGTCGTCGCTGAACTCCTGAACGATCGCACCGTCGTTGCGCTGGTAGCGGTTGATGTCACCCCACGGCACCTGCCGGCTGCCGAAGTCCCGCTCCAGCCGCTGGACCGCCGTCTCAAGTGCGCCGAGCTTCTGCACGTCCGTGGCCCGGTCGGCGATATAGTCCCACACCGACAATCCCGCGTTCGCCGCCGCCTGGGTCGTGAGTGCCCACATGTCCTCGCCCCAGAACACGGCCACTGATGTTGCGGTCGAGTCCGCGGACCACCGGAAGTCCCAGTCACGCAGCAGTCCGACCGGACCGGCCAGCTTCTCCTTCTGCCCATTCCCCTTGGGCAGTTGGTCCCATGCCGCCACGAGACCCGGCAACAGCCGCGCGAACGCAGTGAGATACGGGTCGAACGCGGCCTCGATCAGCGTCTGCGGGGTGAAGTCGTCGCGCGCGGTCAGTACCCGGATGGCATGCGGCCCGCGCGGGTTCTCACCGAACCGGTCGAA encodes the following:
- a CDS encoding cytochrome P450; the encoded protein is MTTGSEARQCPFDFAEALEFDPMLRQLMNEGPVSRIRLPFGEGTAWLVTRYDDVRTVTTDRRFSRHAVAGRDFPRMTPEPIVQSEAINLMDPPAGSRLRSLVSKGFAPAHIERMRLRTQNVVDELLEQMAGHGTPADIMEHLAGPLPLITICEVLEIPEADHAQLRAHARTMMDVGVANRDAAVRAKAELRAYFATLTAQRRKNPGDDLISVLATARDGDEILNDEELAVMAMVLLITGQDTTTYEIGNLTYLLLTRPDLLATVRERPELLPGAINELLRFIPFRKGVGIPRVAMEDVSMSGVTIKAGDIVHVSYLTANRDARKFDRPDEVDLERSGPPHMTFGWGAHHCLGAPLAAAEIEIALGTLLERFPRLALAKPAEELQWNATSIWRYPLALPVTW
- a CDS encoding type III polyketide synthase — its product is MAVLCKPAIAIPEHIITNEETLELARRLHHDHPQLDLALSLIENTGVQKRHLIQPIDVVLTHPGLDARSAIYETESKARVPKVVQRALDQAQLEPPDIDLIIYVSCTGFMMPSLTAWLINTMGFKSQTRQLPIAQLGCAAGGAAVNRAHDFCTAYPDANVLIVACEFCSLCYQPGDIGVGSLLSNGLFGDGIAAVVVRGSGGTGMRLERNGSYLIPHTEDWISYAVRSTGFHFQLDKRVPKTMEPLSPALRALAEEHQWNVGKLDFYIVHAGGPRILDDLSRCLDIPPEAFRFSRATLTEYGNIASAVVLDALGRMFDEQSALEGHQGLIAGFGPGITAEIALGTWATDREGFAA